CTCGCGCATTGTTTCCAAAGGGATTTCTGCAGGAAAGGCGCAGAACACCTATCGCGGTCTGGTGTCAATGCATCCCCGTGCGACGAACAGCCGGAATTACACTCAATGCGATTCCCTGCTGATCGGCGATAAATGCGGGGCGCATACCGTGCCTTATATCGAGGTCAAGAACACCTCTTCGCGGGTTGAGCATGAGGCGACGACTTCGAAGGTGGATGACGACCAGTTGTTCTATTGCCGTCAGCGCGGCATGGACGAGGAAGAAGCCGTCGCCGTGATCGTCAACGGTTTCGCCAAGGAGGTGTTGCAGGCTCTGCCGATGGAATTCGCGATGGAGGCGCAGTCTCTCGTGGCGATCTCTCTGGAAGGCTCGGTGGGGTAATCTCGGATGAGTGACGTGGTCGCTGCCCAGGCTTCTCTGACACCCTCCGGCGTGGATGGTGAATCCGATGCTGCGTTCGGTCTGACGCTTCCGCCTGAGGAAGCAGACAAGCTGCGATCGGTGATCCAGCACGGGATGGTCGTGCTGGAATATGGCAGCGGCGGCTCTACTTTCGAAATGCTGCGGCGCGGTGCGTCGATGGTGTATTCCGTGGAAAGCGATGCCGATTGGGCGAAGCGGATCGATGACAGTCTTGCGGCTGAGTTCCCGCGCGAGTGTTTCAGCGTCATCCATGCTGATATCGGTCCGACCAAGGGGTGGGGGCATCCTGCCAGCCATGACGGGTTCCGCAATTATCACCTCTATGCGCATTCTGTCTGGGAGCAGGAAGGTTTCCGCGAGCCCGACCTGATCCTGATCGACGGCCGGTTCCGGGCCTCCTGCTTCGCGACCGCTGCGATGCGCCTGACGCAGTCGGCGACGGTGCTTTTCGATGATTACGATGATCGTCCCTATTACCATTGGGTCGAAGAAATCTGTCCGATACAAGAGATGGTCGGGCGCATGGCGGTGTTCCGGCTTGAGCCGATGGAAATACCCGGAACTCTGCTGACACGCATTGCGGGATCCTTTGTTGACCACCGCTGAAAAACAGGAAACGGAAGAAATATGCTCAAGATAGAAAACCTCCACGCCAAACTTGAAGACGAGGACAAGCAGATCCTGAAAGGGGTCTCGCTGGAGGTTCCGGCTGGTGAGGTGCATGCGATCATGGGGCCGAACGGCTCGGGGAAATCGACCACCTCTTATGTGCTTTCAGGCCGTGATGGCTATGAGGTCACGGAAGGTAGCGCCACGCTGAATGGTCAGGATCTGTTGGAAATGGAGCCGGAAGAGCGTGCCGCTGCCGGTCTGTTCCTGGCGTTCCAGTATCCGGTCGAGATCCCGGGCGTCGGCAATATGACCTTCCTGCGCACGGCGCTGAACGCTCAGCGCAAGCGGCGCGGAGAGGATGAATTGTCGGCTGCGGAGTTCCTCAAGCTGATCCGCGAGAAAGCGAAATCGCTGGATATCGACGCCGAGATGCTGAAGCGGCCGGTCAATGTCGGGTTCTCGGGCGGTGAAAAGAAGCGCAACGAGATTCTGCAAATGGCTATTCTTGAGCCGCAGATGTGCATTCTCGACGAGACGGATTCCGGTCTGGATGTGGATGCGATGCGGCTGGTGGCGGATGGCGTGAACGCGCTGCGCTCGCCTGAGCGCGGGTTTCTGGTGATCACCCATTACCAGCGTTTGCTGGATCACATCCGCCCTGACGTCGTGCATATCATGGCCGATGGCAAGATCGTCAAATCCGGCGGTCCCGATCTGGCTCTGGAAGTCGAGAAGAACGGTTACGCGGATATCCTGTCGGAGGTGGCCTGATGGCCGATACAGCAGTCAAGACCAGACAGGTCACACCGGAAATTGCCGGAAGCGGCGATGACCCGGCGCTGTCCGCGCGGCTGGAGGCTCTGGACCTGCCACAGGGCGGCTTTACTGCCCGTGCACGGCAAGAGGCTCTGGCGCGGCTTCGCAAGATGGGGTTGCCGCGTTCGCGCGATGAATATTGGCGTTATACCGATCCGGCAGCTTTTAATGCGCCGCGTCCCGACCCCATAGCGATTGCGGGGCAGGGACCGGACGGCCCTCTGTTTCAGGATCTTGACCGGGTCAAGCTTGTCTTCGTTGACGGGGCGCTTGATCTGGCGGAGTCGGACGATCTGGCGCTGGAAGGGGTAGAAATCGCTTCGCTGGCTCAGGTCGATGAGGCTGGCGGGGATCACTGGGCAGCGGATCTTTACGGAACGCTCGAAGGCGCCGCGCATGAGCATGTGGCACGCCCGCTCGGGGCGCTGAACACGGCTGTTGCGCGTGACGGGGCGTTGATCCGGGTCAGCGGCAAGCCTTCAAGACCGCTGCATATGATCCACCGCCGCAAGGACGAAACCGCGGATGTCTATTACCACCATGTCATCCGGCTTGAACCGGGCGCAGAGCTGACGCTGCTTGAAACCGGGATGACCGGGGCACGGTCGAATTTCGTGCTTGAGGTCGATCTGGGCGAGGCTGCGCGGTTCCACCATATCGCGGCCAAACGGGCCGGGCATGAAAAGCTGGGATGGGGTGGGGTTTTCGCCCGTATCGCTGCCGAAGCGCAGTTCAAATCCTTTGCCTTGTCGGTAAACGGCACGTTGATGCGCCATGAATCTGTGATCGATATCGTCGGAGATGATGCCGTCGCCCATATTGCCGCTGCGGTTCTGGGCGATGCAAATCGCGGTGATTTCCACCACGACGATACGGTGTTCATCACCCATGACGCCGAGCGCTGTGAATCGCGGCAGGTTTTCAAGAAGGTGCTGAAGAACGGCGCGAAAGGGATTTTCCAGGGCAAGATCCTTGTCCAGCCCGGCGCTCAGAAAACCGATGGCTATCAGATCAGCCAGGCATTGCTGCTGGATGAAAACAGCCAGTTTCTCGGGAAGCCCGAACTTGAAATCTACGCCGATGACGTCCAGTGCAGCCACGGCTCGACCACGGGTGCGATTGATGAGACCGCCTTATTCTATCTGCGTTCCCGTGGTGTACCGAAAGAAAGAGCGATCATCCTGATGGTCCTGTCCTTCCTTGCCGATGCTCTGGCAGAGGTCGAGGATGAGGGTCTGCGCGAAGAAATCAATGATCGTCTGGATGCATGGCTGACAAGGCACTCGTGACAGCGGGCATAGTTCCGCGCATCATTGCGTCCTGGCGAAGCCCGGGCCGGGTGGTGCGCGAACTGTCTCCGATGGGCGAGGGCGCGATGCTGGCCGTGCTGATGGGCGCGATGCTGGTGTTTCTGATCGCTCAGGCACCGGGACATGCGCGTGCGGCTGCACATGATCCCTCGGTTCCCCTTGGCGGACGGATTGCCGGAGCGATTATGGCCGTGATGTTTCTGATGCCGCTTCTGGCCTATGCGCTGGCGTCGTTTGTCAGCCTGCTGGCATGGTTGACGCCCTGGCGGATTGAGCCTGCCGCGTCCCGTCTGGCGCTGTTCTGGGCACTTCTGGCAATCGCGCCTGCGATGCTGCTGGCCGGGCTGGCAGAGGGGTTGATCGGGGAAGGTGCGGCATTATCCCTGACCCGGCTTGTTGCAGGTCTGGGATTTCTGTTTATCTGGGGTGCCGGGATCAGGACGCTGGCGACACGGAAATGACTTTTCACGATCTGAAGATACTGGCACGCAATTCGCTGCAAAATCCGCCGCTGGCCCTGCGTCAGTTGCAGTCGCTGGATTTGCCGGTGCCGGCCCGCTGGATGGCCTTGGCTTTGGCTGTGGCGCTGTCCTCTATTCTGGCCGTGTTTGCCGTGCGACTGATGCCTGCGCCGATGGAGGCAGGGCTTGATGCGGCTATGGGCCAGCCGCTGAAAATCGCTTTCATGCAGATGATCTGGATGTCGCTGATGGCGTGGCTGATGGCGACGGTCGGGCGCGGCTTCGGCGGGCGCGGCAGCTTTGCCGATGCGGTGCTTGTCGTCGCCTGGCTTGAGCTTCTGCTTTGCGTCGTGCAAGCCGCTCAGGTCCTTCTGATGCTGATTTTCCCGCTTGTCGCCAGTTTGCTCGGCTTTGCGGGGCTTTTCATATATCTCTGGCTGAGCGTGCAGTTCATCAAGGCTCTGCATGGTTTTCGCAGCGGGGCCATCGTCTTTTTCGCGGTCGTCGTTACCAGCATTTTCGCATTGATTTTCCTGTCGGTGATGGCGGGCGCGTTTGGCCTGCTTCCCGAAACCCCTGCTGAGGTGCAGCCATGAGCTTCGATGTCGAGACCGTCCGCGCCGATTTCCCGATCCTGTCGCGGAAGGTGAATGATCGCGCTCTGGTTTATCTGGACAATGGCGCATCGGCGCAGAAACCGCGTCAGGTCATCGAGGCGATTACCCGCGCCTATGAAGATGAATATGCCAATGTCCATCGTGGCCTGCATTACCTCTCCAACCTTGCGACCGACCGCTATGAGGCAGTGCGCGGGATCATCGCGCGGTTTCTGAACGCAGCGGATGAGGAAGAGATCATCTTCACCACCGGCTCGACCGAGGCGATCAATCTGGTCTCTTATGGATGGGCCGCGCCGCGCCTGAAGGCCGGGGACGAGATCGTTCTCTCGGTGCTCGAACATCACGCCAATATCGTGCCCTGGCATTTCCTGCGTGAACGGCAGGGTGTGGTGCTGACATGGGTCGAACCCGATGCGGACGGCTCGCTGCCGCCTGAAAAAATGCTTGCTGCGGTCGGTCCGAAGACAAAGCTGATCGCCGTTACCCATATGTCGAATGTCACCGGAACCGTGGTCGATGTCGCAGCGATTGCGCGAGGGACCGATGTGCCGGTGCTGGTGGATGGCAGTCAGGCGGCCGTGCATATGCCGGTGGATATGGGTGCACTTGGCGTGGATTTCTACTGCATCACCGGCCACAAGCTTTACGGCCCTTCGGGCTCTGGCGCGATCTGGATCAGCCGCGAGCGGCAGGCAGAGATGCGCCCCTTCATGGGCGGCGGCGACATGATCCGCACCGTCACCCGCGAGGCGGTCGACTATGCCGACCCGCCCCTGAAATTCGAGGCCGGAACCCCCGGCATCGTGAACCAGATCGGTCTGGGTGCGGCGCTTGAATATATGATGTCTCTTGGAATGGAGAATATCGCCGCCCATGAACGCCGCCTTCGCGATCACGCCCGCGCCCGCCTGCGAGAGCTGAACTGGCTGCAGGTGCAGGGCGATGCACCTGAAAAGGGTGCCATTTTCTCGATCACGATGGATGGCGCCCATGCGCATGATATCTCGACCATCCTCGACAAGCGGGGCATCGCTGTGCGCGCCGGAAGCCATTGCGCCATGCCGCTGATGGAGTTCTATGGCATCACCGCCTCGGCCCGGGCAAGTTTCGGCATGTACAACACCGAAGCCGAGGTGGACGCGCTGATCGAAGCCCTGCAATTCAGCCGCGAACTTTTCGCCTGACCCGCGGCTTTTCGCGCAAGCCCCATTGCAGCGCACGCCGATTGCCGCTAATCACCCCCGCAGGCACCCGTAGCTCAGCTGGATAGAGCGCTGCCCTCCGAAGGCAGATGTCAAGTCTGGTTATAGCTGCTGGTGTTGGAAGAAAGAAATGACTAAACAATGGCTTGAGCGAATGTCGGGTTCGCTCTTCCTGTAGACGAAAAACTCGCGTAAGCATGGCGTAAGCATCTCGCGAACGGTATGCACCCGTAGCTCAGCTGGATAGAGCGCCGCCCTCCGAAGGCGGAGGCCAGAGGTTCGAATCCTCTCGGGTGCGCCATTTCTTCTAAATATATCAATATCTTAAAAATTCGTTCCTGCCTGCAGTTGCTGCTTACGCGGCAAATTCGCGTAAGCGGCAGGGCCGATTCTTCTTGCCGGAACAATATCTTAGTTCTGTTCTGGCGTTGCGACCCTCTCAGGCGGCGCTGCGTTCGTCGCTGAGAGTTAGAGCTTGTCTGGGTGTTCCGTGACGGGTTGAGGGTTGGGGGAGTGGCCTCCGGCGCCCGTCGCGGAGGATATCCCGATGGCCAGACAGACCCGCGCGGCGCGCGGCGGCGCGCGCAGCAACCTTTACGACGACATCACCTACAAGATCATCGCCGAGTTGGAGGCGGGGCGGCAGCCCTGGGTTCAGCCCTGGGGGACGGCGGCGGCGAAGGCGCCGCTGGCGATGCCGCGGAATGCCGCGACGGCACGGCAGTATTCCGGGATCAACGTGCTGATCCTCTGGGGTGCGGTGGTGCAGCATGGCTATCCGACGCAGGCGTGGCTGACCTTTCGGCAGGCGCTGGCGCTTGGCGGCAATGTCCGCAAGGGCGAGCGTGGCACGACGGTCGTCTATGCAGACCGTTTCACGCCCGAAGAGGAAAAGCGCCGCGCTCGCGAGACGGGCGAGGAACCGGGGCGCATCCCCTTCCTCAAACGCTTCACGGTGTTCAACGCCGCTCAATGCGAAGGCCTGCCTGAGGACATCGCCATCGCGGCCCCGCCACCAACGCCCGGCATGATCGAGCCGACGGTTGAGGCGCTGATCAAAGCCACAGGCATCGATTTCCGCATCGGCGGAAATCGGGCTTTCTATGTTCCTGCCCATGATTATGTGCAGGTTCCACCGCCGCAGGCCTATTTCGAGCCGATCAACTGGCACAGGACGGCGCTTCATGAACTGGGCCACGCCTCGGGCCATGCGTCTCGTCTCGGACGCGATCTCACCGGCAGCTTCGGCACAAAGACATACGCTTTCGAGGAACTGGTCGCCGAGATGAACGCCGCCTTCTGCTGCGCCTCGCTCGGGATCGTGCCGACCGTGCGCCACGCCGATTACATTGGCTCCTGGTTGGAGGTGCTCCGTGGAGACAATCGCGCCATCGTCCGCGCCGCGTCGCAGGCCAGCAAGGCGGCGGACTGGCTGCTGGCGCATCTGCCCGAGGCGGATAGCGCAGCTATGGGTGGGAGGGCGGCGGCATGATCCTCCTGACCTCTGTGCAACGTGACCGACTGCTGGCCAATGGCCAAGAGGCTGGCGCCGACCGCGCCCCGGTGGTCAAATTCTTCAATCCTTTCGGCGCCGGCGTCTGGCTGGCCACCGAACTCGATGCAGGGGGCGATATCATGTTCGGCTTGGCCGATCTCGGTTGTCCCGAATTGGGTTCCTGGTCCTTTGACGAGCTGCGATCCATCCGCTTGCCCTTCGCCATGGGGATCGAGCGCGATCTGCACTTTGCTAGCGATCTGCCGATTTCGGTCTGGGCGGAAGCTGCGCGGGAGGCTGGCAGCATTCGGGGCGCTGAGCAGTTGCTCCACGCCTGCGCCGGCCAATGACCTTCCGATGAAGATGACGGGAGGGCATGATCTTCAATCGTCGCCCCTATGATCCGGCGCCGCTCTCTTTCGAGGAAGAGGGCGGCGCTGTGCGTCGTGACGGGTCGGTTGCCGAGAGAGAGGCTTTCGGCGCCCGTCGCGGAGCAATCCTAATGGCCAATGCCAATCAGAAGATTATCCTCGCGTCGTCGCGAGACATCCCTTTCAACAAGCTGGTGCTGAGCCAGGCCAATGTCCGGCGGATGAAGGCCGGGATCTCGGTCGAGGAGCTGGCCGAATCCATCGCCCGGCGCGGACTGATCCAGTCGCTGCATGTGCGGCCCGAACTCGACGCGGATGGGCAGGAGACCGGGCTCTTCGAAGTGCCTGCCGGCGGTCGGCGCTTCCGGGCGCTGGAACTGCTGGTCAAGCAGAAGCGCCTGAACAAGATCGCGCCGGTGCCCTGCGTGGTCTCGGAGGCGGGCGATGTGCTGATCGACGAGGTCTCGCTGGCCGAGAATATCGAACGCGCGCCGCTGCATCCGCTCGATCAGTTCCGCGCCTTCCAGACCCTGCGCGACAAGGGCATGGGAGAGGAAGAGATCGCGGGGGCCTTCTTCGTTGACGCGAAGGTGGTGAAGCAACGCCTGCGCCTGGCAGCGGTCGCGCCATCCTTGCTGGAGGTCTATGCCGAGGACGGCATGACGCTCGAGCAACTGATGGCGTTCACGGTAACCCAGGATCATGCGCGGCAGGAACAGGTCTGGGATGCGATCAAGGACAGTTGGCAGAAGGACCCCTACCACATCCGGCGTCTGCTGACCGAAACCACGGTTCGCGCCGCCGACAAGCGGGCGCTGTTTGTCGGCCTGGAAGCCTATGAGGCAGCGGGCGGCACTGTGCTGCGCGATCTCTTCCAGCAGGACGATGGTGGCTGGCTGCAGGACCCGATATTGCTTGACAAGTTGGTGGACGAAAAGCTGAAGGCTGAGGCCGAGGTCATCGCCGCCGAGGGCTGGAAATGGATCGAAGTCGCGGTCGACTTTCCCTACGGCCATGGCAACGGCCTGCGCCGCCTGACCGGCGCCACCATTGACCTGAGCGATGCGGAGCGTGCGGAACGGGAAAAGCTGCGCGACGAATTCGACGCGCTCGAGGCGGAATATGCCGAGGCTGACGAATTCCCCGACGAGGTGGACGCGCGTCTAGGCGAAATCGAGGAAGCGCTGGACGCCTTCGAGGACCGTCCCCTGCGATATGACGCTGATCAGATGGCCCATGCCGGCGTCTTTGTCAGCATCCGTCACGATGGTGAGCTTGTCGTCGAGTGTGGCTTCGTCCGTCCCGAGGATGAGGTGGTGGAAGGCCAGGAGGGCGATGGCGCCGATGGTTTGCGCGTCGAAAGTGATGAGCCCGGCAGTGTCCAACGCGCTGTGATCACCGTGGGCGGCGTAGCGCCGGAGGCCGACGAGGACGATGAGACCGATGCCATCAAACCGCTGCCCGACCGCCTGGTCAGCGAGTTGACCGCGCATCGCACGCTGGCCCTGCGCGACGCCGTGGCGCAAAATCCGCATGTGGCCCTGACCGCGTTGCTGCACCGGCTGGTCAGCGATTGCTTCCTGCCGCATTCGCCAAAGGGCTGCCTTGAGGCTCATATCCGCGAGGTGCATTTCCCCATGCAGGCCGAGGGGCTGGGCGAGAGCGCTTCGGCTAAGGCCATCCAGGAGCGGCAGGAACGCTGGGGTGATCACATCCCGGCCGATGACGCGGCGCTTTGGGACTGGCTGGAGGGGCAGGACGATGGCACGCGCATGGAGTTGCTCGCCCATTGCGTCAGCTTCGGCGTCAACGCGCTGCATG
This sequence is a window from Paracoccus aerodenitrificans. Protein-coding genes within it:
- a CDS encoding ArdC family protein, coding for MARQTRAARGGARSNLYDDITYKIIAELEAGRQPWVQPWGTAAAKAPLAMPRNAATARQYSGINVLILWGAVVQHGYPTQAWLTFRQALALGGNVRKGERGTTVVYADRFTPEEEKRRARETGEEPGRIPFLKRFTVFNAAQCEGLPEDIAIAAPPPTPGMIEPTVEALIKATGIDFRIGGNRAFYVPAHDYVQVPPPQAYFEPINWHRTALHELGHASGHASRLGRDLTGSFGTKTYAFEELVAEMNAAFCCASLGIVPTVRHADYIGSWLEVLRGDNRAIVRAASQASKAADWLLAHLPEADSAAMGGRAAA
- the sufC gene encoding Fe-S cluster assembly ATPase SufC, translated to MLKIENLHAKLEDEDKQILKGVSLEVPAGEVHAIMGPNGSGKSTTSYVLSGRDGYEVTEGSATLNGQDLLEMEPEERAAAGLFLAFQYPVEIPGVGNMTFLRTALNAQRKRRGEDELSAAEFLKLIREKAKSLDIDAEMLKRPVNVGFSGGEKKRNEILQMAILEPQMCILDETDSGLDVDAMRLVADGVNALRSPERGFLVITHYQRLLDHIRPDVVHIMADGKIVKSGGPDLALEVEKNGYADILSEVA
- a CDS encoding SufB/SufD family protein, which encodes MADTAVKTRQVTPEIAGSGDDPALSARLEALDLPQGGFTARARQEALARLRKMGLPRSRDEYWRYTDPAAFNAPRPDPIAIAGQGPDGPLFQDLDRVKLVFVDGALDLAESDDLALEGVEIASLAQVDEAGGDHWAADLYGTLEGAAHEHVARPLGALNTAVARDGALIRVSGKPSRPLHMIHRRKDETADVYYHHVIRLEPGAELTLLETGMTGARSNFVLEVDLGEAARFHHIAAKRAGHEKLGWGGVFARIAAEAQFKSFALSVNGTLMRHESVIDIVGDDAVAHIAAAVLGDANRGDFHHDDTVFITHDAERCESRQVFKKVLKNGAKGIFQGKILVQPGAQKTDGYQISQALLLDENSQFLGKPELEIYADDVQCSHGSTTGAIDETALFYLRSRGVPKERAIILMVLSFLADALAEVEDEGLREEINDRLDAWLTRHS
- a CDS encoding DUF2958 domain-containing protein, which gives rise to MILLTSVQRDRLLANGQEAGADRAPVVKFFNPFGAGVWLATELDAGGDIMFGLADLGCPELGSWSFDELRSIRLPFAMGIERDLHFASDLPISVWAEAAREAGSIRGAEQLLHACAGQ
- a CDS encoding ParB/RepB/Spo0J family partition protein, encoding MANANQKIILASSRDIPFNKLVLSQANVRRMKAGISVEELAESIARRGLIQSLHVRPELDADGQETGLFEVPAGGRRFRALELLVKQKRLNKIAPVPCVVSEAGDVLIDEVSLAENIERAPLHPLDQFRAFQTLRDKGMGEEEIAGAFFVDAKVVKQRLRLAAVAPSLLEVYAEDGMTLEQLMAFTVTQDHARQEQVWDAIKDSWQKDPYHIRRLLTETTVRAADKRALFVGLEAYEAAGGTVLRDLFQQDDGGWLQDPILLDKLVDEKLKAEAEVIAAEGWKWIEVAVDFPYGHGNGLRRLTGATIDLSDAERAEREKLRDEFDALEAEYAEADEFPDEVDARLGEIEEALDAFEDRPLRYDADQMAHAGVFVSIRHDGELVVECGFVRPEDEVVEGQEGDGADGLRVESDEPGSVQRAVITVGGVAPEADEDDETDAIKPLPDRLVSELTAHRTLALRDAVAQNPHVALTALLHRLVSDCFLPHSPKGCLEAHIREVHFPMQAEGLGESASAKAIQERQERWGDHIPADDAALWDWLEGQDDGTRMELLAHCVSFGVNALHEKPNPYSGMGVSQHGLEVRLSQADRLARATGLDMVAAGWRPTVGNYLGRVTKPRIIEAVSEGAGERSAQLIDHLKKGDMAQEAERLLAETGWLPEPLRMVDPDAGAG
- a CDS encoding YIP1 family protein → MTFHDLKILARNSLQNPPLALRQLQSLDLPVPARWMALALAVALSSILAVFAVRLMPAPMEAGLDAAMGQPLKIAFMQMIWMSLMAWLMATVGRGFGGRGSFADAVLVVAWLELLLCVVQAAQVLLMLIFPLVASLLGFAGLFIYLWLSVQFIKALHGFRSGAIVFFAVVVTSIFALIFLSVMAGAFGLLPETPAEVQP
- a CDS encoding cysteine desulfurase → MSFDVETVRADFPILSRKVNDRALVYLDNGASAQKPRQVIEAITRAYEDEYANVHRGLHYLSNLATDRYEAVRGIIARFLNAADEEEIIFTTGSTEAINLVSYGWAAPRLKAGDEIVLSVLEHHANIVPWHFLRERQGVVLTWVEPDADGSLPPEKMLAAVGPKTKLIAVTHMSNVTGTVVDVAAIARGTDVPVLVDGSQAAVHMPVDMGALGVDFYCITGHKLYGPSGSGAIWISRERQAEMRPFMGGGDMIRTVTREAVDYADPPLKFEAGTPGIVNQIGLGAALEYMMSLGMENIAAHERRLRDHARARLRELNWLQVQGDAPEKGAIFSITMDGAHAHDISTILDKRGIAVRAGSHCAMPLMEFYGITASARASFGMYNTEAEVDALIEALQFSRELFA